In Kineococcus sp. NBC_00420, a single genomic region encodes these proteins:
- a CDS encoding IS3 family transposase, translating to MIFPLVHDLAGDGLPVAVTWRVLGVSRSGYHEWRDHPASDRLRADAALTQTIVEVHASSRATYGAPRVPAELRLGLDLDLDLGIACGRKRIARLMRAAGLVGVCHRRKRSGAKPLPAPHEDLVRRRFIAEEPNRLWVSDITEHPTSEGKVYCTAMVDVFSRCVQSDGGGLVRRRSHPR from the coding sequence ATGATCTTCCCGCTGGTCCACGACCTTGCCGGCGACGGTCTACCCGTCGCGGTGACCTGGCGGGTGCTGGGCGTCTCTCGCTCGGGCTACCACGAGTGGCGCGACCATCCCGCGTCGGACCGCTTGAGGGCGGATGCGGCACTGACCCAGACGATCGTCGAGGTCCACGCCTCCTCTCGGGCCACCTACGGCGCGCCGCGGGTGCCCGCCGAGCTGCGCCTGGGCCTGGACCTGGACCTGGACCTGGGTATCGCCTGCGGACGCAAGCGCATCGCCCGGCTGATGCGCGCGGCCGGCCTGGTCGGGGTCTGTCACCGCCGCAAACGCTCCGGCGCCAAGCCACTACCGGCCCCGCACGAAGACCTGGTGCGGCGCCGGTTCATCGCCGAGGAACCCAACCGCCTCTGGGTCTCGGACATCACCGAGCACCCCACGAGCGAAGGCAAGGTCTACTGCACCGCCATGGTCGACGTGTTCAGTCGATGTGTTCAGTCGGATGGTGGTGGGCTGGTCCGTCGCCGATCACATCCGCGCTGA
- a CDS encoding IS3 family transposase translates to MDCRAWATRAELSSAVFEWIEAFHNPRRRHFGIGYLSLVEYEALHTAATAAA, encoded by the coding sequence CTGGACTGCCGCGCCTGGGCCACCAGGGCGGAGCTGAGCTCGGCGGTGTTCGAGTGGATTGAGGCGTTCCACAACCCGCGCCGGCGTCACTTCGGTATCGGCTACCTCAGCCTCGTCGAGTACGAAGCCCTTCACACCGCAGCGACTGCTGCGGCATGA
- a CDS encoding tyrosine-type recombinase/integrase, producing the protein MAAEVAGKGPDDLVFTAPRGGLLLLRNWRAKVFKHAIKKAGLEGLTPHGLRHTAASLAASAGASVRHVQALLGHASPVLTLSTYQHLFDDDLDAVADRLDAAAEAARIARADQLRTEATVSRLA; encoded by the coding sequence CTGGCGGCCGAGGTCGCGGGCAAGGGGCCGGACGACCTCGTCTTCACAGCACCCAGGGGCGGGTTGCTGCTACTGCGCAATTGGCGGGCCAAGGTCTTCAAGCACGCCATCAAGAAGGCAGGGCTGGAGGGGCTAACGCCTCATGGGCTCAGGCACACTGCGGCGTCCCTAGCGGCGTCTGCCGGCGCCAGCGTGCGACACGTCCAGGCCCTGCTGGGTCACGCTTCGCCGGTGCTGACGCTGTCGACCTACCAGCACCTCTTCGACGATGACCTGGACGCCGTTGCGGACCGGCTGGATGCGGCTGCTGAGGCCGCTCGGATCGCTCGTGCGGACCAGCTGCGGACTGAGGCAACGGTGAGCCGCCTTGCCTAG